One part of the Caproiciproducens sp. CPB-2 genome encodes these proteins:
- a CDS encoding response regulator transcription factor: MYKVIIIDDEDIIVEGLKKVVNWAKYDCGVVAAASDAKSGARAIRENDPDILFTDIKMPNMDGLTMLAGLKGEFPDMQIAVLTGYRDFEYATRAIHIGVTRFLLKPSKMNELEEALQVMTENLRKQRKGTPESKEKPAELQETNAANNFIVRGALNYIELHYAEKLTLTELAEKAYVSQWYLSKLLNKYTNKSFCDLLNETRIKKAEELLRNPSLKIYEISDVLGFNDVNHFSRVFKKIRQMSPNEYRNVVCK; the protein is encoded by the coding sequence ATGTATAAAGTAATTATTATTGATGATGAAGATATTATTGTGGAAGGCCTTAAAAAGGTGGTCAATTGGGCGAAATATGACTGCGGGGTAGTCGCCGCCGCATCGGATGCAAAGTCCGGTGCAAGAGCGATCCGGGAAAACGATCCGGATATTCTGTTTACAGATATCAAAATGCCCAATATGGACGGGCTCACCATGCTGGCCGGGCTGAAAGGGGAGTTTCCCGACATGCAGATTGCCGTGCTCACGGGATACCGGGACTTTGAATATGCGACGCGGGCGATTCATATCGGCGTAACGAGGTTTTTGCTGAAGCCTTCTAAAATGAATGAGCTGGAGGAAGCGCTTCAGGTTATGACGGAAAATTTGAGAAAGCAGCGGAAAGGGACGCCGGAATCAAAAGAGAAACCGGCGGAATTACAGGAAACAAACGCGGCAAACAATTTTATCGTACGGGGAGCTTTAAACTACATAGAACTTCATTATGCGGAGAAGCTGACGCTTACGGAGCTCGCGGAAAAAGCGTACGTGAGCCAGTGGTATCTCAGCAAGCTGCTGAACAAATATACGAATAAGAGCTTCTGCGACCTGCTGAACGAAACCCGGATTAAAAAAGCGGAAGAACTGCTGCGGAACCCTTCTTTGAAGATTTACGAAATTTCAGATGTACTGGGATTCAACGATGTCAATCATTTTTCGCGGGTCTTTAAAAAAATCAGGCAAATGTCACCCAACGAATACCGCAACGTTGTATGTAAATAA
- the chvE gene encoding multiple monosaccharide ABC transporter substrate-binding protein, translating into MKRIKRLMAIVLTACMLMATTACGSGPSTSQAANAQSAASQEAQPSDAANGQKVGVAMPTKSSERWIRDGNNMKEQLEKLGYTVDLQYAEDDVQAQVSQIENMITGGAKCLVIASIDSSALVNVLAEAKKNNIPVIAYDRLLMDTDAVSYYATFDNKGVGTLIGKYIEEKMGLKEGKGPFNIELFAGSPDDNNAHFLNTGAMEVLQPYIDSGKLNVVSGQTDFDKICTLRWSQETAQKRMEDILSGYYSTGKNVDVVLSPFDGISYGIAAALEGAGYKVGTKWPVITGQDAETMAIKNIKSGKQTMTVFKDTRLLASKCVTMVQAVMEGKQPEINDTKSYNNGKLVVPSYLCTPVAITKDNIQKELIDSEYYKESDIS; encoded by the coding sequence ATGAAAAGGATCAAAAGATTGATGGCGATTGTTCTTACGGCGTGTATGCTTATGGCAACCACAGCATGCGGCTCGGGGCCGAGCACGTCGCAGGCGGCAAATGCTCAGTCGGCCGCTTCTCAGGAAGCGCAGCCTTCCGATGCGGCAAACGGACAGAAAGTCGGTGTGGCAATGCCGACCAAATCCTCCGAACGTTGGATCCGCGACGGGAACAACATGAAAGAGCAGCTCGAAAAGCTGGGCTACACAGTTGACCTGCAGTATGCGGAAGATGATGTTCAGGCACAGGTTTCTCAGATCGAAAATATGATTACGGGCGGCGCGAAGTGTCTGGTAATCGCCTCCATCGATTCCAGCGCTCTGGTAAATGTCCTTGCGGAAGCAAAGAAGAATAATATTCCGGTCATCGCATATGACCGTCTGCTGATGGACACCGACGCGGTTTCTTATTATGCAACCTTTGACAACAAGGGCGTAGGCACACTGATCGGCAAATACATAGAAGAAAAAATGGGCCTGAAAGAAGGCAAGGGTCCTTTCAACATTGAACTGTTCGCGGGTTCTCCCGACGACAATAACGCGCACTTCCTCAACACCGGCGCCATGGAAGTCCTTCAGCCTTATATTGACAGCGGCAAGCTGAACGTTGTTTCCGGCCAGACCGATTTTGACAAAATCTGTACTCTCCGCTGGTCGCAGGAAACCGCTCAGAAAAGAATGGAAGATATTTTGTCCGGCTATTACAGCACCGGCAAAAATGTTGACGTTGTTCTGAGCCCGTTCGACGGCATTTCCTACGGAATTGCGGCTGCTTTGGAAGGCGCTGGCTACAAGGTCGGCACAAAGTGGCCCGTCATCACCGGTCAGGACGCTGAGACAATGGCCATTAAGAACATCAAGTCCGGCAAACAGACCATGACGGTCTTTAAGGATACCCGCCTGCTTGCGTCAAAGTGCGTTACCATGGTTCAGGCCGTGATGGAAGGCAAGCAGCCGGAAATCAACGACACCAAATCCTACAACAACGGCAAGCTGGTCGTTCCCTCCTATCTGTGCACACCTGTTGCAATTACCAAGGACAATATCCAGAAAGAGCTGATCGATTCCGAGTATTATAAGGAATCCGATATTTCCTGA
- the mmsA gene encoding multiple monosaccharide ABC transporter ATP-binding protein, producing the protein MADIILEMKHITKEFSGVKALDDVNLTVERGEVHALCGENGAGKSTLMNILSAVYPYGDYSGEIIYNGEECKFRDIRDSERKGIVIIHQELALSPYLSIAENVFLGNEITNVKNVIDWSQTRQKAKEILEKVGLSDENVNLQVNKLSVGKQQLVEIAKALAKKVELLILDEPTASLNDEDSKKLLNIILGLKERGITCIMISHKLNELSQVADSITVIRDGKTIETLKKGQDDLNEDRIIKGMVGRELTNRYPPRESKPGEVAFEVKNWTVHHPDDPGRVMLKDVNFNVRKGEVVGFAGLMGAGRTELAMSIFGRSYGSKISGDLYKDGKKLVLRDVQDAIRNGIAYASEDRKSYGLVLINDVRWNMTLSSLRDRFSKHWVIDQNEEIVAAEEYRGKLNIKTNSIRQITGSLSGGNQQKVVLSKWILANPDVLILDEPTRGIDVGAKYEIYEIINDLAKAGKAVVFISSEMPELLGVCDRIYVLNQGEIAGELDRGDFSQEMIMKIIMSHTRREKQAI; encoded by the coding sequence ATGGCTGATATCATCCTGGAAATGAAGCATATCACGAAGGAATTTTCCGGGGTAAAGGCCTTGGACGATGTAAACCTTACGGTGGAGCGAGGCGAGGTTCATGCCCTTTGCGGGGAAAACGGAGCCGGGAAATCCACCCTGATGAACATATTGTCCGCGGTTTACCCCTACGGCGATTATTCCGGTGAAATTATTTATAACGGCGAGGAATGCAAATTCCGCGACATTCGGGACAGCGAGCGGAAGGGGATTGTGATTATCCATCAGGAGCTTGCTTTAAGCCCTTATCTTTCCATCGCGGAAAACGTATTTCTGGGCAACGAAATTACGAATGTAAAAAATGTGATTGATTGGAGCCAGACAAGGCAGAAGGCAAAGGAAATTCTGGAAAAAGTCGGCCTTTCCGACGAAAACGTAAACCTGCAGGTCAATAAGCTGAGCGTCGGCAAGCAGCAGCTGGTCGAAATTGCGAAAGCGCTGGCCAAAAAGGTGGAACTGCTGATTCTGGACGAACCCACCGCTTCCCTGAATGATGAGGACAGTAAAAAGCTGCTCAACATTATCCTGGGGCTGAAAGAACGCGGAATTACCTGCATCATGATTTCTCATAAGCTGAACGAGCTCAGCCAGGTGGCGGACAGCATTACCGTCATCCGCGACGGCAAAACAATTGAAACGCTGAAGAAAGGACAGGACGACCTGAACGAGGACCGGATCATTAAAGGAATGGTCGGCCGTGAGCTGACGAACCGCTATCCGCCCCGCGAAAGCAAGCCGGGCGAGGTTGCGTTCGAGGTCAAAAACTGGACGGTGCACCATCCGGACGACCCCGGACGCGTCATGCTCAAGGACGTCAATTTCAATGTCAGGAAGGGCGAAGTGGTCGGTTTTGCGGGGCTGATGGGCGCCGGGCGCACGGAGCTTGCGATGAGCATTTTCGGAAGATCCTACGGAAGCAAAATTTCCGGCGATCTCTACAAGGACGGAAAGAAGCTTGTCCTGCGCGATGTCCAGGATGCGATCCGCAACGGGATTGCCTACGCTTCGGAGGACCGGAAGAGCTACGGGCTGGTTCTGATCAACGACGTTCGCTGGAACATGACGCTTTCGAGCCTGCGCGACCGTTTTTCCAAGCATTGGGTCATTGACCAGAACGAAGAAATCGTGGCTGCCGAAGAATACCGCGGAAAGCTTAATATCAAAACGAATTCCATCAGGCAGATCACGGGTTCGCTCTCCGGCGGAAACCAGCAGAAGGTCGTTCTTTCCAAATGGATTCTCGCCAATCCCGACGTCCTGATTCTGGATGAACCGACGCGCGGAATCGATGTAGGGGCGAAATATGAGATTTATGAGATTATCAACGACCTTGCAAAGGCGGGGAAGGCGGTTGTCTTTATTTCCTCCGAGATGCCGGAGCTTCTCGGCGTCTGCGACCGGATTTATGTTCTGAACCAGGGCGAAATAGCCGGGGAATTGGATAGGGGAGATTTTTCTCAGGAAATGATTATGAAAATCATTATGTCACATACCAGAAGGGAGAAGCAGGCGATATGA
- the mmsB gene encoding multiple monosaccharide ABC transporter permease, with product MSTSSLAKKKSGSTNAKQYGMLIALILIYFIFNLLSGGKNVSPMNVNNLIMQNSYVVILAVGMLLCVLTGNVDLSVGSVVAFTGAACAIMVLDLHLPIAVAFVVILLCGLLAGAWQGFFIAYLNVPAFVVTLANMLIFRGLTMVILGGQTKGPLPTDYVQIGAGYLPEIYTYIGGQKIELLSILAGVIASLIVVYLEIRSINKKKSYGFEVPAVWQEIVKLAVIISIINFFTVKLAYYNGLPVVLALMLVLIIIYTFITNNTVPGRQIYAVGGNAKAAKLSGIKTQRVMFWIYVSMGLMSALAGIVLSARNASATPKAGDGFELDAIASCYIGGAAALGGSGTIIGAVVGALIMGVLNNGMSLIGWSVDIQRVVKGLVLLGAVTIDLISKKKAS from the coding sequence ATGAGTACTTCAAGTCTTGCAAAGAAAAAATCCGGCAGTACAAATGCGAAGCAATACGGAATGCTGATTGCCCTCATTTTGATTTATTTTATCTTTAATCTGCTTTCGGGCGGTAAAAATGTCAGCCCGATGAACGTTAACAATCTGATTATGCAGAACAGCTACGTTGTCATCCTTGCGGTCGGCATGCTGCTCTGCGTATTGACCGGCAACGTCGACCTTTCCGTCGGCTCCGTGGTTGCCTTTACCGGCGCCGCGTGCGCCATTATGGTCCTGGACCTTCATCTTCCGATTGCCGTTGCGTTTGTGGTGATTCTGCTGTGCGGCCTTCTGGCAGGCGCGTGGCAGGGGTTCTTTATCGCGTATCTGAATGTTCCTGCATTCGTCGTGACCCTTGCAAACATGCTGATTTTCCGCGGACTTACCATGGTGATCCTCGGCGGTCAGACAAAGGGCCCGCTGCCTACGGATTACGTACAGATCGGCGCGGGCTATCTTCCCGAAATCTATACCTATATCGGCGGACAGAAGATTGAACTGCTTTCCATTCTGGCTGGTGTTATTGCCTCGCTGATCGTCGTTTACCTGGAGATCCGTTCCATCAATAAGAAAAAATCCTACGGATTTGAAGTGCCCGCCGTATGGCAGGAGATTGTGAAGCTTGCCGTCATCATTTCGATTATTAACTTCTTTACCGTCAAGCTTGCCTATTACAACGGGCTTCCGGTTGTTCTTGCGCTGATGCTGGTACTGATCATCATCTACACCTTCATTACCAACAACACGGTCCCCGGCCGCCAGATTTACGCGGTGGGCGGCAATGCGAAAGCGGCAAAGCTTTCCGGTATCAAAACCCAGCGCGTGATGTTCTGGATTTACGTGAGCATGGGCCTGATGAGCGCTTTGGCCGGCATCGTCCTCTCCGCCAGAAATGCGTCTGCCACGCCGAAAGCGGGCGACGGTTTTGAGCTTGACGCCATCGCATCCTGTTACATAGGCGGCGCAGCCGCACTTGGCGGAAGCGGCACCATTATCGGTGCGGTCGTCGGCGCGCTGATCATGGGCGTGCTGAACAACGGGATGTCGCTGATCGGCTGGTCCGTCGATATTCAGAGAGTCGTGAAGGGACTTGTCCTTCTGGGTGCTGTCACAATCGACCTGATTTCAAAAAAGAAGGCTTCCTGA
- a CDS encoding GntR family transcriptional regulator — translation MEMPKYMTLVTWIKNKIETGELKYGEKLYSENELGTMFGISRQTVRQAINILVQDKYLESRQGSGTYIIFNASAKREPTMTIGVVTTYVGAYIFPQIIRGIENVLTTAGYSMQLAFTHNKVQNENRVLRSMLEKGVDGMIIEPTQSGLPNPNFEIYEEIQRQRIPVLFINSSYPGIKIPHVSMNDRTAGLIAAQYLINAGHKRIAGIFKSDDHQGHLRYAGYLDALLKAGYEIHDENVLWYSTEDIPDLTQFAEIVLRRVKDCTALICYNDEIAMQMVDIMKKNGIAVPEDLSLVSIDNSDLADLCEVPLTSVAHPMNVLGDTAARNLLHLIQDHAFKATVDFEPTIVERKSVRVLE, via the coding sequence ATGGAAATGCCAAAATATATGACTCTGGTCACCTGGATCAAAAATAAAATCGAAACGGGAGAGCTCAAATACGGGGAAAAGCTGTATTCCGAAAACGAGCTGGGCACAATGTTCGGTATCAGCCGGCAGACGGTCCGTCAGGCAATCAATATTCTGGTACAGGACAAATATCTTGAAAGCAGGCAGGGCAGCGGTACCTATATCATTTTCAACGCATCGGCCAAACGGGAACCCACTATGACCATCGGTGTGGTCACCACCTATGTGGGCGCGTATATTTTTCCGCAGATTATCCGCGGAATTGAAAACGTGCTGACAACAGCCGGGTACTCCATGCAGCTTGCGTTTACGCACAATAAGGTCCAGAACGAAAACAGAGTCCTGCGCTCCATGCTGGAAAAAGGCGTGGACGGGATGATTATTGAGCCGACCCAGAGCGGCCTGCCGAACCCGAATTTTGAGATTTATGAGGAAATCCAGCGGCAAAGGATTCCGGTGCTGTTTATCAACAGCAGCTATCCGGGCATTAAGATACCGCATGTGTCCATGAACGACCGCACGGCCGGGCTGATTGCCGCGCAGTACCTGATCAATGCGGGCCACAAGCGGATTGCGGGAATTTTTAAGTCGGATGACCACCAGGGTCATCTGCGCTATGCCGGATATTTGGACGCCCTGCTGAAAGCGGGATATGAAATTCATGATGAAAACGTGCTCTGGTACTCTACGGAGGATATTCCCGACCTTACGCAGTTTGCGGAGATTGTCCTGCGGCGTGTAAAAGACTGCACCGCTCTGATCTGTTACAACGACGAGATCGCGATGCAGATGGTGGACATTATGAAGAAAAACGGCATTGCGGTTCCGGAGGACCTTTCTCTGGTCAGTATTGATAATTCCGATCTTGCGGATCTTTGTGAGGTTCCGCTTACCTCGGTCGCACACCCCATGAATGTGTTGGGGGACACCGCGGCGCGAAACCTGCTGCACCTGATTCAGGACCATGCATTTAAGGCCACGGTCGATTTTGAACCGACGATCGTAGAACGCAAGTCCGTCAGAGTGCTCGAATAA
- the araB gene encoding ribulokinase, giving the protein MSKYTVGVDYGTLSGRAVLVDVQTGKELASSVYEYPHGVMDKNLPDGTPLGHDWALQDPQDYLDVLADTIPAILKESGVSPDDVIGIGTDFTACTVLPVKADGTPLSFLPAYKSRPHAYVKLWKHHAAQDKANRLNEIAAARNEPWLKNYGGKISSEWAIPKIWQIVEEDPEIYDAMDRFIEAADWIIWQLCGKETRNSCTAGYKEIWNKRTGFPSDDFFKALHPKLEHVVEEKLSRDILPLGDRAGTLTPAAAKLTGLREGTAVAVGNVDAHVCVPAVGIDGPSKMLAIMGTSTCHIMMGEEEHQVPGMCGVVEDGVMPGYFGYEAGQSCVGDHFAWFIDNCLPASYCGEAKRQNKNIHQYLREKAEKLRPGQSGLLALDWWNGNRSVLVDVDLSGMMVGMTLRTKPEEIYRALIEATAYGTRMIIENYREHGVPVEEFFASGGISQKDPMTMQIYADVIKMPVKIAGSLQGPALGSAIFASVAAGKKAGGYDSVFEAARAMGKIKDTVYNPIPENSERYDALFREYRTLHDYFGRGENDVMKHLKTMKQK; this is encoded by the coding sequence ATGTCAAAATATACAGTAGGAGTTGACTATGGCACACTTTCCGGCCGGGCGGTTCTGGTAGATGTTCAGACCGGGAAAGAACTTGCTTCTTCCGTTTACGAGTATCCCCATGGGGTAATGGATAAAAATTTGCCGGACGGAACGCCGCTCGGCCATGACTGGGCGCTGCAGGACCCGCAGGATTACCTTGACGTGCTGGCTGATACGATTCCGGCCATCCTGAAGGAATCCGGCGTGTCCCCGGACGATGTGATCGGAATCGGAACGGATTTTACGGCCTGCACCGTTCTGCCGGTCAAGGCGGACGGAACGCCGTTAAGCTTTCTTCCGGCGTACAAAAGCCGCCCGCACGCCTATGTAAAGCTCTGGAAGCACCACGCCGCGCAGGATAAGGCAAACCGCCTGAATGAAATTGCGGCGGCAAGAAACGAGCCGTGGCTGAAGAACTACGGCGGAAAAATTTCTTCGGAATGGGCGATCCCAAAAATCTGGCAGATCGTTGAAGAGGACCCCGAAATCTATGACGCGATGGACCGTTTCATCGAAGCGGCCGACTGGATTATCTGGCAGCTCTGCGGAAAAGAGACCCGTAATTCCTGCACCGCGGGCTACAAGGAAATCTGGAACAAGCGCACGGGCTTCCCCTCCGATGACTTTTTCAAGGCCCTCCATCCAAAGCTGGAGCATGTGGTGGAGGAAAAGCTCTCCCGCGACATTCTTCCGCTCGGGGACAGGGCGGGTACGCTGACCCCGGCGGCGGCAAAGCTTACCGGCTTAAGGGAGGGCACCGCGGTCGCCGTCGGCAATGTGGACGCGCATGTGTGCGTGCCCGCGGTCGGAATCGACGGGCCGTCCAAAATGCTGGCCATTATGGGCACCTCCACCTGCCACATTATGATGGGCGAAGAGGAACACCAGGTGCCGGGAATGTGCGGCGTGGTGGAAGACGGCGTCATGCCGGGCTATTTCGGCTATGAGGCCGGCCAGTCCTGTGTCGGGGACCATTTCGCATGGTTTATCGACAACTGCCTGCCGGCTTCCTACTGCGGGGAGGCAAAACGGCAGAACAAAAACATTCATCAGTACCTGCGGGAAAAGGCGGAAAAGCTGCGCCCCGGGCAAAGCGGCCTGCTTGCGCTGGACTGGTGGAACGGAAACCGTTCGGTTCTGGTCGACGTCGACCTGAGCGGCATGATGGTTGGAATGACGCTCCGGACCAAACCGGAGGAAATTTACCGCGCGCTGATTGAGGCGACCGCCTACGGTACGCGCATGATTATTGAAAATTACCGTGAGCATGGCGTTCCGGTCGAAGAATTTTTCGCTTCCGGAGGGATTTCACAAAAGGACCCGATGACCATGCAGATTTACGCGGATGTGATTAAAATGCCCGTGAAGATTGCGGGTTCTCTTCAGGGACCCGCGCTCGGTTCCGCCATTTTCGCTTCCGTCGCGGCGGGGAAGAAAGCCGGCGGCTACGACAGCGTGTTTGAAGCGGCCCGCGCAATGGGAAAAATCAAAGACACCGTCTATAATCCGATCCCCGAAAATTCGGAGCGGTACGATGCGCTGTTCCGGGAATACCGCACCCTGCACGACTATTTCGGGCGCGGTGAAAATGATGTGATGAAGCACCTGAAAACAATGAAGCAAAAATAA
- the araA gene encoding L-arabinose isomerase: protein MSALKKYEFWFVVGSQDLYGEDVLKTVDQHSKIMVDGWNADPSIPCTLVFKPVVRNSDEIYKVITEANNAPRCAGIITWMHTFSPSKMWIRGFSVLQKPLLHINTQFNRDIPWESIDMDFMNLNQSAHGDREHGFILARMRIPQKVISGYWKDAGMRDHMGRWMRAAAGAFESRRLRVLRISDNMREVAVTDGDKVEAHIKFGWQVDHYGVGDIIRMVEAVTEKEIDAQMEQYAEVYDMATDDLEAVRYQAREEVALRKFMEEEKFGAFHTNFQDLQELRQLPGLAAQDLMRLGYGFAGEGDWKTAALCRIMKLMTADCTGGTAFMEDYTYNFDPECGMNMGAHMLEVCPSVAAERPKIKVVPLGIGDREDPARLTFKAKSGPAVLATIIDMGDRFRMIVNDVECQEQIHEMPNLPVAAVLWKPLPSLETSAEAWIYAGGAHHSVISYSLTAEELRDFAEIMEIEFVHIGRETEINELRKELTWNDLIWKLKK, encoded by the coding sequence ATGTCAGCTTTAAAAAAATACGAATTCTGGTTTGTGGTTGGAAGCCAGGACCTTTACGGGGAAGATGTGCTGAAAACTGTCGATCAGCATTCCAAAATCATGGTAGACGGATGGAACGCGGACCCGTCCATTCCCTGCACCCTGGTTTTTAAGCCCGTGGTGCGCAATTCCGACGAAATCTATAAGGTGATCACAGAGGCAAACAACGCTCCCCGGTGTGCGGGCATTATTACCTGGATGCATACCTTTTCTCCGTCAAAGATGTGGATTCGCGGCTTTTCCGTCCTGCAGAAACCGCTGCTTCACATCAATACCCAGTTCAACCGCGACATCCCGTGGGAAAGCATCGACATGGATTTCATGAATCTGAACCAGTCCGCCCACGGCGACAGGGAGCATGGTTTTATTCTTGCGCGCATGCGTATTCCGCAGAAGGTCATTTCCGGCTACTGGAAGGACGCCGGGATGCGTGACCACATGGGCCGCTGGATGCGTGCGGCGGCCGGCGCGTTTGAAAGCCGCAGGCTCCGCGTGCTCCGCATCAGCGACAATATGCGCGAAGTGGCCGTGACGGACGGCGACAAGGTGGAGGCGCACATCAAATTCGGCTGGCAGGTCGACCATTACGGCGTCGGCGATATCATCCGCATGGTGGAAGCCGTCACCGAGAAGGAAATCGACGCCCAGATGGAGCAATACGCCGAAGTTTACGATATGGCAACGGATGATCTCGAGGCCGTGCGCTATCAGGCGCGGGAAGAAGTTGCGCTTCGGAAGTTCATGGAAGAAGAAAAGTTCGGTGCCTTCCACACCAATTTTCAGGATTTGCAGGAGCTCCGCCAGCTGCCCGGTCTTGCCGCGCAGGACTTGATGCGCCTGGGCTACGGGTTCGCCGGGGAAGGCGACTGGAAAACCGCGGCGCTCTGCCGCATTATGAAGCTCATGACGGCCGACTGCACGGGCGGTACGGCGTTTATGGAGGATTACACTTACAACTTTGATCCGGAGTGCGGCATGAACATGGGCGCCCATATGCTTGAGGTGTGCCCGAGCGTCGCCGCGGAACGCCCGAAGATCAAGGTGGTTCCGCTTGGAATCGGCGACCGCGAGGATCCGGCGCGCCTGACCTTCAAAGCGAAGTCAGGCCCGGCGGTGCTTGCGACGATCATCGATATGGGCGACCGGTTCCGCATGATTGTCAATGATGTGGAATGCCAGGAGCAGATTCACGAAATGCCGAACCTCCCGGTGGCCGCCGTCCTCTGGAAGCCGCTCCCAAGCCTCGAGACCTCCGCGGAAGCATGGATTTACGCGGGCGGCGCGCACCATTCCGTCATCAGCTATTCGCTTACGGCGGAAGAGCTGCGCGATTTCGCTGAAATCATGGAGATCGAGTTTGTTCACATCGGCAGGGAAACCGAGATCAACGAGCTTCGCAAGGAACTTACCTGGAACGATCTGATCTGGAAGCTCAAAAAGTAA
- the araD gene encoding L-ribulose-5-phosphate 4-epimerase, producing the protein MLEELKEQVCEANRQLPAHNLVVFTWGNVSGIDRESGLFVIKPSGVEYDRLKPKNMVVVGLDGEKVEGDLNPSSDTPTHCVLYRNFPAIGGIVHTHSRWATIWAQAGQSIPAYGTTHGDYFYGPIPCTRKMTPEEIAGAYEAETGNVIVETFNKANPADIPAVLVHSHGPFTWGRDCFEAVHNSVVLEELAMMAWHTQEMAEVQDGPMQQELLDKHFLRKHGAHAYYGQNH; encoded by the coding sequence ATGCTGGAAGAATTGAAGGAACAGGTTTGCGAGGCGAACCGTCAGCTTCCCGCCCACAATCTGGTGGTGTTCACATGGGGAAATGTTTCCGGAATCGACCGGGAATCGGGGCTGTTTGTCATTAAACCCTCCGGCGTGGAATACGACAGACTCAAACCGAAGAATATGGTTGTGGTGGGTCTGGACGGGGAAAAGGTGGAGGGTGACCTGAATCCGTCCTCCGACACGCCGACACACTGTGTCCTGTATCGGAATTTCCCCGCGATCGGCGGAATTGTCCATACCCACTCCCGATGGGCGACCATCTGGGCGCAGGCGGGGCAGTCCATTCCGGCTTACGGCACCACGCACGGCGACTATTTTTACGGGCCGATCCCCTGTACCAGAAAAATGACCCCGGAAGAAATTGCGGGCGCCTATGAAGCGGAAACCGGCAATGTGATTGTGGAAACGTTTAACAAGGCGAATCCCGCTGATATCCCCGCCGTCCTGGTGCACTCCCATGGACCTTTTACCTGGGGCAGGGACTGCTTTGAGGCGGTGCACAATTCCGTAGTGCTGGAAGAATTGGCCATGATGGCCTGGCACACCCAGGAGATGGCTGAGGTCCAGGATGGACCGATGCAGCAGGAACTGCTTGACAAGCATTTTTTGCGTAAGCATGGGGCACACGCGTATTACGGACAAAATCACTAA
- a CDS encoding sulfate ABC transporter substrate-binding protein: protein MKHTFSFRKTLALAIALATIAGTLAGCAGNNSPAASSVNSSVSAASSAKPVAISNVSYDPTRELYEQYNKLFQEYWEKEKGQKVEITQSHGGSGKQARSVLEGNEADVVTLALEGDVDELRKGGLIEDGWVNEFPKNSAPYTSTIVFLVRKGNPKNLKDWDDLVKSGVEVITPDPKSSGGARWNFLAAWAYADKKFGGDEAKDQEFLKSLYANVTVLDSGARGATTTFVENGQGDVLLAWENEAFLSQKEHPDDFEIITPSLSILAQPSVAVVDANAKKHGTEEVSKAYLEYLYSDDAQRLEGKNYYRPSNPDILKEFSDIFNLNIEMVNIDDDFGGWAKATEKFFADGAIFDQIYKK from the coding sequence ATGAAACATACATTTTCTTTCAGAAAAACACTGGCTCTGGCAATCGCCCTGGCCACGATTGCGGGAACTCTCGCCGGCTGCGCCGGGAATAATTCTCCCGCGGCTTCTTCCGTGAATTCTTCCGTGTCCGCCGCGTCTTCCGCCAAGCCGGTGGCTATCTCCAATGTTTCCTACGACCCTACCCGCGAGCTTTACGAGCAGTACAATAAGCTTTTCCAGGAATACTGGGAAAAAGAGAAAGGGCAGAAGGTGGAAATCACCCAGTCCCACGGCGGTTCCGGAAAACAGGCCCGTTCGGTGCTGGAAGGCAACGAGGCCGACGTGGTTACGCTGGCGCTTGAGGGCGATGTGGACGAATTGCGCAAAGGCGGCCTGATCGAGGACGGCTGGGTGAATGAGTTCCCGAAGAACAGCGCACCCTACACCTCCACCATCGTCTTTTTGGTCCGCAAGGGCAACCCCAAAAATCTGAAGGATTGGGACGATCTTGTGAAATCCGGCGTGGAAGTCATCACCCCCGATCCCAAAAGCTCCGGCGGCGCGCGCTGGAATTTTTTGGCGGCCTGGGCATATGCGGATAAGAAATTCGGCGGAGATGAAGCCAAAGACCAAGAATTTTTGAAATCGCTGTACGCCAACGTGACCGTGCTGGATTCCGGCGCCCGCGGCGCCACCACTACCTTTGTGGAAAACGGGCAGGGAGATGTGCTGCTGGCCTGGGAGAATGAAGCCTTCCTTTCCCAGAAAGAGCATCCGGATGATTTTGAGATTATCACCCCGTCCCTGAGCATCCTTGCCCAGCCGTCGGTCGCGGTAGTGGACGCCAACGCCAAAAAGCACGGTACCGAGGAAGTTTCCAAAGCGTATCTGGAATACCTTTATTCGGACGATGCACAGCGTCTGGAGGGGAAAAATTATTACCGCCCCTCCAACCCCGACATCCTGAAGGAATTCAGCGACATTTTTAATCTGAATATTGAGATGGTCAACATCGACGACGATTTTGGGGGCTGGGCAAAAGCAACCGAGAAATTCTTTGCGGACGGTGCGATCTTCGACCAGATTTATAAAAAATAG